The sequence ATCCGCCGGACCGGCCGGCCGATCTCCTGACGCATCGCCACATCGGTGACGGCAGTGGCGCCTACTCGCCCGTCGCTCGCGGGTGGCTCTCACGGCCGTGCCCTGTCACGGCGGCGATCACGGCGGCGACGGCGGCGGTCGCCACCAGGCTTGCCACCGCGACCAGGCCAGCGCCGATCACGAAGAGGCCACTGGAGTCGTCCGACCAGTCGTAGCAGGCGGCCGCGGTCAGGCCCGCCGTGGTACCGAGGACGGCGGCCGTGACGTGGCGCCGGGACGCGGCCCAACCGACCGCTACCAGCAGGGTCACCAGCAGACCGATCACCTGCCAGGCCTCGTAGGGGCCGCTCACCGACCCGTCGGGGTGCACGTCGCGGTGCTGGTCCCAGCCCAACCAGGCGGCCCAGGCCGCGACCGGTACGAGGAACAGCACGAGGGCAGGGGCGAGTCTCTTCGACGGCGTCATGATCCAAGCGTCCCGGCCGGCCACGGACGTGGGCAGAGCGCGCGTACTCACCTCCCCCTGAGTAGCCCGACCGGGCGAGCGGTTCGTTCAAGACGGCGCTGCACAGCCCCGCCGAGACTGCTCGCATGACTGAGCAGACCTTCACCCCGGCCCTCGGCCGTTTCGCCCCCACCCGCCTCTACGACCCGGTGATCGCCCTGATGCGCGAGCGGCTGTGGCGGAGCCTGCTCGCCATGCACGTGGCGCCGCGGCCGGGCGACGTGATCGTCGACGTGGGCTGCGGTACGGGCTCGCTGGCCCTGCTGCTCGGCCGGGTCGAGCCGCAGGCCCGGATCGTCGGCGTCGACCCCGACCGCGAGGTTCTGGCGGTGGCGCGGCGGAAGGCCGCGACCGCGGTCGCCGCCGCGGGCGCGACGCCGGAGTGGCGGGTCGGCCTCGGGGACGCGGTGGCCGACATCGTGGGCGCCGGATCGGCGGACGCCGTCGTCTCCAGCCTCGTCCTGCACCAGTGCCCGCTCGCGATGAAGCGGGCGGTGCTCGCGGCGATGTTCGCCGTGCTGCGTCCCGGCGGCAGGCTGGTGCTCGCCGACTACGGGCTGCAGCGGACGAGGGCCATGCGGCTGGCGTTCCGCGCCGTGCAGTTCGCGGACGGCAGGGAGGACACCCAACCCAACGCGGACGGCGTGCTACCCCACCTCATGTTCGAGGCCGGGTTCCGGACGGTGCGCGAGGCGGAGGTCGTCCCGACGGTCACCGGCTCGATCTCCGTCTACACCGCCCGTCGCGACTGACCGGCGCAGCACCGGAAGCACGGCGGACGGCGTCATCCCCAGCATCTCCCGCATCTGTCTGCTGAAGTGGGCCTGATCGGCGAACCCGGCCGTGACGGCCGCTTCGGCGAGCGTCTGCCCGTCGCTCAGCGCCTCGGCCGCGCGCACCAGCCGCTGCCAGATCCGCCAGCGGGTCAGCGGCAGCCCCAACTGCTGCCGGGACAGGGCACGCAGACGCTGGGGCGAGAGCCCGATCTGCGCGGCGACTGCGGGCAGTGGGGCTCCGCGTTCGGTCAGGGCGTCCAGTGCGGCGCGCAGCCGCGGGTCCAGTTCGGCCGACCGGAGCCCACCGGCGCGGCGGAGCTCCTGCTCGTCCAGGCCGCGCAGGTCGGGGGCCACGGTGACGCCCTCCCGACAGGCGGCCCGCAGCCGGTCCGCGAAGGCGCTGTGCGGATCGACGAAGCAGGTGAGCACGCCCGGGGTCGGCGCCATCCGGTGCCGCACCATCGGCGGCACGATCACCGCCGGACCGCGGTGACCGGCCCCGGAGGCGTCGACGATCAGCACGTCACCCGCCGCCACCGCAACGGCGACCTGGAAGGCGGCGTGGTGGTGGAAGGATCCGTCGGTCAACGGCCCCCGGTAGAGCGCATACCCCTCCCCGACGGCGAAGTACGGCGTCGGCCCCTCCCCGGTCTGCATGCCCTCGATGCTGTCAGACCCACGGGGTGTTGCGGCCGCGAACGAGTCGGCACGCTACATCTCGAAGAGAGCCTCCGCCTGCGGCGGGGGATCGAGGACCGCTCGAACGCGGCCGACGCTCTGTCGCCACCGGGGACCGTTGACGGACTCGTCCCACAGTTCGGCGAGGTCGGACTCCTCCGCGAGAACCCGGTCGAGGGCATCGGCGGCAAGGAGCCGGAGGTCGGCCGCGAAGGTCGGCAGGGTCTCCTCGGGACCGAAGACCGTCGTGACGGGTTCACCGCCGGGGCACTGCGATGCGACAAGAGCGGCGGCGGCGACGGCGTCGACACCGTCTCCGTAGCCGAGAACGTCCCGATTCCGGACGGCGCGGATCAGCGTGCCCCGGATGAGCCTCTCCCGGTCGCCCGGCGCCGTGTCGTCCAGGGTGTTCGCCCAGTCCGCGGCCGTGTCGTTCTCGAAGGGGCCGATGTCCCAAGTGCCCATGGTTCTCCTCGCATGTCCGTCCACGGATCCTCGCACCGGCCGCCGACAGCGGCGAGGGCGGCGGGGCCGAGTTCCTCCGTCGTCACGCCGGCCGGACGATTCGTGCCGTCGTGGCCGCGCCGCCGATGTGGATCAGTGGGCCGTGCGGGCCCGGCTGTGCGGCGGCGGTGATGGTGGCGGGCATGCCGAGGGTGTCGCCCATGTCGACGGTGAGGTCGGTGACGCCGGTGCGGGCGAGGTGGGCGGCGAGGCATGCGGTGCTGTTGACGTTGGCGATGTCCTCCGGGACACCGATCGACGGGGCGAACATGCGGGCGGCCAGGCGGCCTTCGGCGGTCGGGACGCAGTGAACGTAGCAGCCGAGCAGTCCGAGGCGGTCGCAGGCGGCGCGGAGCCGGTCGAAGTCCGGGGTGAGTGCGGCGAGAACGGTTCGCGAGGGCACGGGGACGAGCAGCCGTGGCCGGCCCAGGGCGGCGATGCGGGCACCGGGCGCGAGGGTGTCGGCGGTGAGGGTGTCGGCGGTGAGGGTGTCGGCGGTGAGGGTGTCAGGGGTGAGGGTGTCGGGGGTGAGGGTGTCGGGGGTCAGGCCCAGAGCGTCGAGGACGGCGGCGTGTTCGTCGGCCGCGGGTTCGCGCACGTCGACGGGCCCCGGGTCGAAGGTGGCCGAGTACCGGCCGCCGGTCCGGACGGCGTGGCCGGTGAACACGCGGCCCGGCGTACGGACGGGGGCCCGGAACTCCTGGACCCCGGCACGTTCGGCGAGGAAGGCCAGTGCCGCGACCGTCCCGTGGCCGCACGCGGGCAGCTCCCCCGCCGCGGTGAAGAAGCGCAGCGACACCTCGGGGCCCGCGGGTCCGCCGTCCGCGGCCGAGACGTAGACGGCGTGCGAGGTGCCCGTCCGGGCGGGCACGGTGCGGCGTGCGTCGTCGCTCAGGTCGGCCTCGCCGAGGTCGGCCTCGTCCAGCACGGCGGTCGGGCTGCCGCCGCGGCCCTCGCGGAGGCACGCCCGCACGATCGCAACAGTGGCATCGGGCACGGGACAAGGACAGCACCCGAGCCGGCCGTCTGCAAGGCCGACCCGGGTGCGGTGGTGCGGACGCGGTGGTGCGGATGCGGCGGGCCGTGAACCTCTAGTTCAGGGTGAACTTCTGGGCCGCGGCGCCGTTGCAGTCCCAGATCTGCAGCCGCGTGCCGTTGCCGGTCGCGCCGTTCGGCGCGTCCAGACAACGCCCCGACTGCGGGTTGCGCAGCGAACCGTCCGCCTGCTGCACCCACTTCTGCCCACCGACCCCGTTGCCGTCCCACAGCTCGACCTGCGCGCCGCTGGCAGTGCCGTTGCCGTTGATGTCCAGGCAGCGGCCGAGCGTGCTCAGCGAGTTGTCGGCGTTGTGGCACCAGTGCTGGTCCAGGGCCCAGGACTGGCTGTCCCACAGCTGGACGGCCGCCGAGTTGCCGCCGGTGTCGTCGGCCGCGACGTCGACACACGTGCCGCCCGGGCCGGTGACGGGGGCGCCACCGTTGACGGAGACGGCCGGCGCATCGGGCATCATGGTCGCCAGTTGCGGCCAAGCTGAGAGGACGTGCGCTGCAGGTGTCTGGGATCGGGCAGACTGCGCTGACGGCGCTGTGGCAGCATCGGTGGCCTGACTGCCCTCCGGTGGGGCACCGACTCCGCGGGCCCTATCGGGACGTCTGGGTGCGCTTCCACAGCCTTCCGGAGTCGAAGCGGTACGCGCAGGACGAGGACGAGTACGCCGTCGTCCTCGACCGTTACAACACGGTGCTCGACGAGCTGTTCGCTGGTACGGACGTGTACGTGATCACCCCCGTGTGGACGACCGGACCCGAGGTTCCGCCGGACCGAGCGGATGCCGGCTACTGGCAGAGCCTGCTGGTGGAGGACGACCCCGATCCGGAGTTCCGCACCTATTACCACCTCTTCGCCGCCAGGCGGCCCTGGCAGCACGGCTGTATCGACGATCTGCTGCGCGACGTTGCGGACGACAAAATGGCGGACGTCTTGATCACCGACGTCCAACTGCACCGCATCCATCACCCTTACGACGGCGGCGCCGACGTCTTCCTCACGACGGCGGAGGAACGGGATCAGATGCGTGACCGGCACGCCGACTGGCTCTCCAGCCACCCGGGCGGCCTGTGACCCCCGAACCCCTACCGCCGCGTTCGCGCGGTAGGCGGAAACAGATGAGCAACACCGCGATGCCGCCGAGGAGGTGGTCGACCCTGCGCTCGTAGCGAAGGTGCAGGCGACGACAGCCGGCGGCCCCGCCCATCTGATGTTGCGCTCCCGATGGCGCACCACTCGCCGGAACCACTCCCACGCCTGGCCCGAGACCTGGGCGGTGGATCACAAGGCGCGCCACGTGCGCGCGGTCGGGAGACCAGCACCCGGGCGACACGCTGCCTGACCTCGTTCCCGACCGCTCCGCCGGGGAAGTCGGCAGCCCAGGAGTGCAGTTGCAGCCGTCGGGCCAAGTCCGCTCCCCTACCCGGCCGTCGCCAGGTCCGCGGCAAGCGCGGGCGCGAGCCCGTCGGGGTCGACCTCGAACAGCGAGCGGCTCGCGTCGACGACCATCGCCGGGTGGTCGAGATCGTCGGGCGGGGTGAGCACCAAGCGGTCCAGGACCGGTCCCTCGCCGGTGAGGGCGGCCCAGCCCGGCCGGACGGGGTCGCGCTCCGACTCGCTCACGTCGAGCAAGTTCCCGCCGTGCGCCTCGACCTCGACCCCACAGTGTGCTGCTCCGACAACCAGACCGTCCCAGGCCGGTGAGAGCCTGCGCCCATGGAGCACGGCGCGCCTCGCACCCCGTCGTGCTGGCCTGCGCAGTGACAGGTTCACGGCCGGGGCGGCACGACCGGCGATCACCCGGAGGTCCGTTCGCGAAGGCAGCACCGTGACCACGAGGGGTGGGGCACGGCCTTGTCCTGGATACTCCGATTCCGTATTTTCCGAAACCACGAAGTCCGAATCCGTTCCATCCGGGCGTTCGGGGTTGCTGGCCTTGCAGCGTGCGACTCACGCCACCTTGCAGCTGATTGCCACCGAACTCGTCGATCTGGACCTGACCGCCTCCGAGATCAACGCCCTGGCGAATCTCGCCGACGGCCAGGGCCGAACCGTGTCCCAGCTGGGCGCCGCCGTCGGCACCCGCCCCACGACGCTGACCGGCGTGCTCGACCGGCTGGAGCGACGTGGTCACATCACCCGCGGCACGCGGGCCGGCGACCGCCGCTCGGTTCTCATCGAGCTCACGGAGTCCGGGCAGGCGGCGGCCGCCCTGATCGGGCAGACGCTGGCCGATCTTGAAAGCCGCGCCCTGGACGGCCTGCCGGCCGAGTCGATCGCCGGTTTCCATGCCGTACTGGATGCGTTGATCAAGGAGGGCTCGTGAGCGGGACCGGCTCCGGCGAGGGCGCGGAGCCTTCGCCGTTCACGCAGTTGATGGACGAGGTGATGGCCACCGCCGAGCGGTTCGGGCACCGTCAGCACGTCCACGTGACCTGACTGGCCGTCCGGCGCCATGGAACCGCAGCGGCGGTGGACCTGAACAGAGACGGGATCCAGCGCACCGCCCGCTACGCAGGCGCCCCCCAGAAGTACAACGCCACCGCCAGCCGGGCCTGGGTCGAGTTGGTAGGTCACCATGCGGGCCGGTCGGACACCGCGGACTTCGACGCATTCGCCGACGAGCACCCCGCGTTGCTCGACAAGAAGCTGCTGACCCGCTTCTACCGGTCCTCGACACTGGCGGGCGCCCCGGCCAGGACAGGCTGGGTCGAGCCCGACCTCGCGCCCTTCCCCCGACACACCGAACCGGTGAGGCGGAACGGACCGACCGCGACGGCCTGACGCGGGAGAAGGTCGTCCAGCCGACGGAGGCGCTCGCGATGACGGTGGGGGCAGAGCCGCTGGTTGCCGAACGGCAACTGGCGACCGGCGAGTTGACGTGTCCGGCCTGCGGTGGGGTGCCGGCCGGGTCGGCGGCGTCCCCCGCCCGCACAGCTCCAACCTCATCCCGCAGGCCGCCGACGCGCTCGCCACCGAACACGCCGAGCGCGGCCGCGTCCCTGTCCTGATCATCGCCATCTGCCAGTACCGGGGCGGGCAGCCGTGATCACGACCTACCGCTGGAGTATCAGTGGCCGGCCCATCGTGCAGCCAGCTCGGTGCGGTTGGCGTAACCACGTTTGGCGAGGATGCGGCGGACGTGGCTTTCCACAGTGCGTTCGGAAATGAAGAGGTTTTTGGCGATCTGACGGTTGGTCCGCGCCCCGGCCACGAGCTCGGCGATTTCGCGTTCGCGTGGAGTCAGCGGGTCGGTTTCGGCTCGCAGGGCGGCACCGGGAGGCGGGCGCCTCTCCCGCCTCCGGCCAGGAGGGCTGGCGATTCTGCGGCAAGTGCAAGTCCCTCTGCTACGACCGCAACGACGAGCACGGAACCTGCCCGGCGGACGGCCCCACGAAGCACAGCCCGGCTGGATAGGACTTCGCCCTGCCGTACGCCCGGCACGACCTGTCGCGCGGACAGAACCAGTGGCGCTACTGCACCACGCATCATGTGATGATCTTCGCCGGGTACGACCCCGCCACGGGTGTCTGCACGGCGGGCGGCGAACACCCGGCTCAGGGTATCGACTTCAGGCTGGGACCACCTCTGAGCTTGCTGTTCCACCTCGTCCGGCCTTGACCTGCTCGGATGTGGGATTCCCGGACGTGACGCGGCGTCCGTGACTGTCCGAATTCCACGACTCTCTCTCCGCTCACACCGATGCGCTCTTCGAGCACTTGAGAGGTGCGCATGCCCGCACACGAGTAGCCGACTACTCGTGCGCGGGCCCGTTCCCGCCCTGACGCTCAAAGTCATCGGGGCATCTGACCCAGGGATCGAGCCCGCCGAGCCGTGCGGCTCGGACACGTAGACCTCCTCTACACCAGGATGATCATGCTTGCTGTGCAAGGACAACGATGTGATGTCACGATCGGGGGGGGGCGGATGGCGCAGCTCAATGCCCTGGAGCCGCAGCTGATCGGGGCTGTCTTCCGCACGTCCGCACCCGCCGGTGTCCGTCGTGCGATGCGCTGGCTTCGCAAGGGTGCCGCGTCCGTTGCGGGGCACGGCTCGCCTTCTGATCCGCCTGAACTTGTCGCTGACACCCAAGGCCCGGTTCCTGCTGATCAGCCTCTTCTCCTCGGTGACACTGCTGGAACTGGCCGAGGTCGGGGGAGCGCTGAGGTGGCCGGCGACCGCAGGGACGCGGCCCGTGTCGCTGCTACAGGACCCGGCCGGCCTCATCGTCCTGGCCGTCATCTTCGTCACCCCCATATTCTGCTGCCAACAAGTGCGGGCCATCGCCGACTTCGTGTCGATGAATGAGCGCAACGGGGGTGCGGCTCAGCTGTCCGCGTGCCAGATCCGGCAGCTCAACCGGCTGATCGCCAGAACCAACAGCTGGTTCGCCGCGCTCGGCCTCCGGGACGTCTCGGCGGCCATCATGGCGGCTATGGCGGTGGGCACGTCCTTGCTGTACGCCTGCGTCAACGACTACGGCCTTCTGGAGAGGTGGAACTTGACCACGCTCCCGGACACGGTCTGGCGCTCTGAGGCGTACGCCGGCTGGTGGGCCAACTGGCACACCCACCCGGATCTGGCGCTGGCCCTGTGCGCGGCCGGCACGTATGCCTTCTACTTTCTGGCCAAGCAGCTGGTGATGGGTGTCATTTTTGCCGTCTACCTGAAGCGGTCCGCAGCGCTGGGCTTCGGGGTGACCCCGAACATGGGCTTCGACAGCGATGGGTTCCATGGGCTGCGCACCCTGCGCCAGTTCATGCTGTGGACCTACAGTTCCGCCCTGGCCCACCTGGTCGGCCTGCTCGTCCTCTTCATGGTCTGGCTGCCCGCCGCACCCTGGATGCTGTTCGTGGTGGTAGGGGTGACGGTGGTGGACACGGTACTGATCATCGACCCCTCATCCATCGGCTACCACTCTGCGTTGGCCGTCAAGCAGGCCTACGCCCGATCGCTGCACACGAGCGATATGCCTCCCGCCGAGCGTGACGCAGCGGTAGCGCAGGTGTGGTCCGTTCCGGTGCTGCCCGTTGCGACCCGCAGGGCCATGACCGGGATCACCCTCTACCTGCTGGTACCCGCGGTCATCTCACTGGTCCCGGAGCTGGTCCGACACCTCTGACGACCTCTCCCAGTCAGCGCCGGCACCGGCCTGACAAGCCGGCAGTCTGCCGACTGCACAACGTCGTCACATTCCGGAAGAGGCTGACAACCTGCCGGCCGTGCGGGATGTGCGCCGGCGGCATCCTCCGCTCCGGGCTGGGCCGCGTCGTCCTCGCACTCTCCACCGCGCAACTCGTCGAACTGAACCCGGAGTCGGGTGCCTGGCCGGTGGTGGCGCAGGACGGTCCGGCACTGTTCGCGGAGGCCCGCATCCCCGTCGAGGGATACTACGGGCGCTGACGACCGGGCGATCGCGCGACCACGGGTTACCGGTTCGACGCGCCGACGGGCGGCACGGTACGGTCGCGCCTGACATGCACAGACCGCCGGCCGGGCGGCCGGAACCCGCGGGTGACGGCCGGTCGAGGACCGTCGCCCGCGACACGATCGGCGGGGCCTCGCACCGGGCGGCTGCAGGGGGACGAGGCGGGGGCCGATGGACGTCGGGAAGACCGGGAACGCCGGGGCGCTGGGAGCGGTCGGGCAGGGGCGTTACGTCCTGCAGTCACCGCTCGGCGAGGGCGGCATGGGGTCGGTGTTCCGGGCCCACGACACGGTGCTCGGCCGTACCGTCGCGGTGAAGACCCTGCACGCGGACCTGGCGCGCGACCCGTCCTTCCGCGAGCGCTTCCGGCGGGAGGCGCAGCGGGTCGCTGCGCTCAACCACCCGGGCATCGTGGCCGTGCACGACACCGGGGAGGACACCGGGCCGGACGGCGTGGTGCCGTTCATCGTCATGGAGTACGTGCCGGGCCGCTCGGTGCGCGAGCTCGTCCGGGAGCGGGCGGCGGATCCGGCCGGACGGACGGTGCCGCTGGACCGTGCGCTGGCCGTCACCGAGGCCGTGCTGGAAGCACTGGACCACAGCCACGGGCAGGGGCTGGTCCACCGGGACATCAAGCCCGCCAACGTCATGACGACGGACGACGGCACGGTCAAGGTGATGGACTTCGGCATCGCCCTGGCGCTGCAGTCGGACGCCACCGCGATGACCCGCACCGGTACGGTCCTCGGCACGCCCCAGTACCTCTCCCCCGAGCAGGCGCGGGGGAAGCCGGCCGATGCCCGCTCCGACCTGTACTCGGTCGGCTGCATGCTGTTCGAACTGGCCACCGGCAGGGTGCCGTTCGACGGGGAGTCGACGATGGGTGTGCTGTACCAGCACGTCCAGCAGCCGCCGCCGGTGCCGTCCGCCCTCAACGCGTCGCTGCCTCCGGGCGTCGACGCGGTGGTGGCCCGCGCCCTGGTGAAGGATCCCGACGGGCGGTACGCGAGCGCCCGGGCGATGGCGGACGACATCCGCCGGCTGCGCGCCGGTCGGGCCCCGACGGTGGTGGACGGGCTGCACGCCGCCTCCACCGTCACGGCCGGAAGCGTCACGGACGAGGACGTCACGGACGGACGCGCCACGGACGAGAACGTCACGGGCGGGAGCGGTCCGGGCGGCACCCCGGGCGGAGCCGCTCCCGGCCGCGGCACGGAGGACTGGTTCACCATACGAACCGGTTCGGCGGACGGTGTCACGACGGACCCGTTCACGGTCGGCCTGCGGTTCGCCGCGCAGGTGCGGCGGGAGCACTCCCGCCGCGTCGCGCGGTACCTCACGGTGTTCGCCTTGGCGGCGGTCCCGGTCGCCGCCATCGTGGTGGCCGCGAGCGTGCTGGGCGGGCAGTTCCTGTTCCCGGGGACCGCCTCCCACACCCCGGACCCGCGCGCGACCGGGCCCTATCTGGGCTGCGATCGGTACGTGTCCCGGGACGGCAGCTTCAGCCCGCCCTCGTTCACCGGCATGTCGGCGGCCGAGGCGCAGACCTGTGCGGAGATCGCCGGCCTCACGGTGGACCGGAAGACGGTCAGCGGCACCAAGAGCAACAAGGACACCGTCACCCGGCAGGAGCCGGACAGCGACCGGACGGTGAAGCGGGGCGCTACCGTCACCATCTGGGTGTCCCAGGGCGGCGATCCGCGGGCGAAGGGCGATCTCGCGATGTGCGAGCTCGAGGAGCGGCACGGCAAGATCTCCACCCCCTGGTTCAAGGGCCGGACGGCGGCCACGGCCCGGGTCTGCGCCGAGATCGCGCACCTGAAGCTGGAGGAGGTCGCCAAGATCCAGGACCCGAACACCCCCGCGGGCCAGGTCTCCCGTCAGGAGCCGGAGTCCGAGGACATCGCGGTCGGCGGCACCGTCAAGGTCTGGATCTCGACCGGCGGCGACCCCCGCGCGGTGGGCGACCTGTCCGGCTGCGACCGCTCGACCGGGGAGAACCCGGTGGCGCCGCTGCTCGAGTACAAGTCCGTGGAGACGGCGCGCGCCTGCGCGGAGATCGGTCGGCTGAAGCTGGAGGAGCAGTCCGTGTCGGACAGCGTCTGGCCGCGCGGCCAGGTCGTGAAGCAGGAGCCGGACAGCGGCAGCCGGATCGACCCGGGCACCACCGTCAAGGTCTGGATCTCGACCGGCCCGTCCTGACGCCCCGCCGGGGCCCCGTGGTGGGCCGAGCCGCGCGTGCGGTCAGGCCGGCCCGAGGGCGCCGCGGGCGGCGGCGAACAGGCGGTCGCAGCGCTGTGCCATGGCGTCCGCGGTCTGGTCGGGGTGTCTGATCCACCAGCGGACCAGGGCGGTGGCGAGGCCGCGCCAGGCATGGGCGAGCGCGTCCGCGTCGAGGGGGTCGGCGGAGCCCGTGCGGCCGAGGACGTCGAGGGTGCCGGCGGCCGCCATGTCGTCGACGGCGGCGCGGTAGTGGGCTGCGCGGCGGGCGGGTTCGCTGTCCGCGGGCAGT comes from Streptomyces sp. TLI_235 and encodes:
- a CDS encoding hypothetical protein (manually curated), which translates into the protein MSGIGQTALTALWQHRWPDCPPVGHRLRGPYRDVWVRFHSLPESKRYAQDEDEYAVVLDRYNTVLDELFAGTDVYVITPVWTTGPEVPPDRADAGYWQSLLVEDDPDPEFRTYYHLFAARRPWQHGCIDDLLRDVADDKMADVLITDVQLHRIHHPYDGGADVFLTTAEERDQMRDRHADWLSSHPGGL
- a CDS encoding ubiquinone/menaquinone biosynthesis C-methylase UbiE, with product MTEQTFTPALGRFAPTRLYDPVIALMRERLWRSLLAMHVAPRPGDVIVDVGCGTGSLALLLGRVEPQARIVGVDPDREVLAVARRKAATAVAAAGATPEWRVGLGDAVADIVGAGSADAVVSSLVLHQCPLAMKRAVLAAMFAVLRPGGRLVLADYGLQRTRAMRLAFRAVQFADGREDTQPNADGVLPHLMFEAGFRTVREAEVVPTVTGSISVYTARRD
- a CDS encoding hypothetical protein (manually curated) translates to MVRSGAARCDPQGHDRDHPLPAGTRGHLTGPGAGPTPLTTSPSQRRHRPDKPAVCRLHNVVTFRKRLTTCRPCGMCAGGILRSGLGRVVLALSTAQLVELNPESGAWPVVAQDGPALFAEARIPVEGYYGR
- a CDS encoding putative PhzF superfamily epimerase YddE/YHI9, translating into MPDATVAIVRACLREGRGGSPTAVLDEADLGEADLSDDARRTVPARTGTSHAVYVSAADGGPAGPEVSLRFFTAAGELPACGHGTVAALAFLAERAGVQEFRAPVRTPGRVFTGHAVRTGGRYSATFDPGPVDVREPAADEHAAVLDALGLTPDTLTPDTLTPDTLTADTLTADTLTADTLAPGARIAALGRPRLLVPVPSRTVLAALTPDFDRLRAACDRLGLLGCYVHCVPTAEGRLAARMFAPSIGVPEDIANVNSTACLAAHLARTGVTDLTVDMGDTLGMPATITAAAQPGPHGPLIHIGGAATTARIVRPA
- a CDS encoding DNA-binding MarR family transcriptional regulator — translated: MQLIATELVDLDLTASEINALANLADGQGRTVSQLGAAVGTRPTTLTGVLDRLERRGHITRGTRAGDRRSVLIELTESGQAAAALIGQTLADLESRALDGLPAESIAGFHAVLDALIKEGS
- a CDS encoding AraC family transcriptional regulator, encoding MQTGEGPTPYFAVGEGYALYRGPLTDGSFHHHAAFQVAVAVAAGDVLIVDASGAGHRGPAVIVPPMVRHRMAPTPGVLTCFVDPHSAFADRLRAACREGVTVAPDLRGLDEQELRRAGGLRSAELDPRLRAALDALTERGAPLPAVAAQIGLSPQRLRALSRQQLGLPLTRWRIWQRLVRAAEALSDGQTLAEAAVTAGFADQAHFSRQMREMLGMTPSAVLPVLRRSVATGGVDGDRAGDRRDDLRLAHRPEPGLEHEVG
- a CDS encoding ricin-type beta-trefoil lectin protein, with amino-acid sequence MMPDAPAVSVNGGAPVTGPGGTCVDVAADDTGGNSAAVQLWDSQSWALDQHWCHNADNSLSTLGRCLDINGNGTASGAQVELWDGNGVGGQKWVQQADGSLRNPQSGRCLDAPNGATGNGTRLQIWDCNGAAAQKFTLN
- a CDS encoding serine/threonine-protein kinase yields the protein MDVGKTGNAGALGAVGQGRYVLQSPLGEGGMGSVFRAHDTVLGRTVAVKTLHADLARDPSFRERFRREAQRVAALNHPGIVAVHDTGEDTGPDGVVPFIVMEYVPGRSVRELVRERAADPAGRTVPLDRALAVTEAVLEALDHSHGQGLVHRDIKPANVMTTDDGTVKVMDFGIALALQSDATAMTRTGTVLGTPQYLSPEQARGKPADARSDLYSVGCMLFELATGRVPFDGESTMGVLYQHVQQPPPVPSALNASLPPGVDAVVARALVKDPDGRYASARAMADDIRRLRAGRAPTVVDGLHAASTVTAGSVTDEDVTDGRATDENVTGGSGPGGTPGGAAPGRGTEDWFTIRTGSADGVTTDPFTVGLRFAAQVRREHSRRVARYLTVFALAAVPVAAIVVAASVLGGQFLFPGTASHTPDPRATGPYLGCDRYVSRDGSFSPPSFTGMSAAEAQTCAEIAGLTVDRKTVSGTKSNKDTVTRQEPDSDRTVKRGATVTIWVSQGGDPRAKGDLAMCELEERHGKISTPWFKGRTAATARVCAEIAHLKLEEVAKIQDPNTPAGQVSRQEPESEDIAVGGTVKVWISTGGDPRAVGDLSGCDRSTGENPVAPLLEYKSVETARACAEIGRLKLEEQSVSDSVWPRGQVVKQEPDSGSRIDPGTTVKVWISTGPS